A single genomic interval of Rubripirellula reticaptiva harbors:
- a CDS encoding DUF7002 family protein, producing MTLESAGRLLELGSKQEWLRKRREEMLPFRIGDDQVVLTDQRPLTAGNVDFQDGWDVSDLVESVNRRVFFWRGNHDGLLSKDRGHFGTYSERGEQLVFLRIPFGDAVAITENSNPEYCRFNSGGPRCSGGKKSPRGPRTFMEANQADFTFGKVREVVFRDVFYLPDSTEICHGSWEGEWQIFRFDDVQRDQQTNEATR from the coding sequence ATGACGCTAGAGTCGGCTGGAAGGCTTCTTGAGCTTGGCAGCAAGCAGGAGTGGCTCAGGAAGCGACGAGAAGAGATGCTCCCGTTCAGAATCGGAGATGACCAAGTTGTCTTAACAGATCAGCGCCCACTGACCGCTGGCAATGTTGATTTCCAAGATGGATGGGATGTCAGTGATCTTGTGGAGTCCGTGAACCGCCGAGTGTTCTTTTGGCGTGGCAATCACGACGGTTTGCTGAGCAAAGATCGTGGTCACTTCGGCACATACAGTGAACGAGGGGAACAACTTGTCTTCCTTAGAATCCCTTTCGGGGATGCTGTAGCCATTACGGAAAACAGCAATCCAGAATACTGTCGGTTCAACTCTGGTGGGCCACGGTGTTCTGGAGGAAAGAAAAGTCCGAGGGGGCCAAGGACTTTTATGGAAGCGAACCAAGCGGATTTCACGTTTGGCAAAGTTCGAGAAGTTGTTTTTCGGGATGTGTTTTATCTTCCCGACTCAACTGAGATTTGTCACGGTTCATGGGAAGGGGAGTGGCAAATATTTCGCTTCGACGACGTTCAGCGTGATCAACAGACCAATGAGGCAACGAGATGA
- a CDS encoding DUF6939 family protein, with the protein MTIIIANKRSKPENLRKKHGEDIEIIDVTSKADEPWVHFSPFWPHGNIPVPFSDGVVATCVEGIWQALKVFETEDVDESKLHVTNMKGLKRTVRRLGNVRGHRKGLHGDELLPYREARQVIYLPIFKWMLENCVQDEVEQLRQMSSEKAVVLLDYTTNGDLDNLRSPLSHAALVKRYIEVEWPV; encoded by the coding sequence ATGACAATCATCATTGCCAACAAAAGATCGAAGCCAGAGAACCTTCGCAAGAAACACGGAGAAGACATCGAGATCATCGATGTCACTTCAAAGGCTGATGAACCGTGGGTTCACTTTTCTCCATTTTGGCCGCATGGAAATATTCCAGTTCCCTTTTCGGATGGTGTTGTTGCCACTTGTGTCGAAGGGATCTGGCAGGCACTCAAAGTCTTCGAGACAGAAGATGTCGATGAATCAAAACTTCATGTGACAAACATGAAGGGATTGAAAAGAACCGTTCGTCGTCTTGGAAATGTCCGAGGTCACAGGAAGGGATTGCATGGCGACGAACTTCTTCCTTACCGAGAAGCACGACAGGTGATCTACCTGCCGATCTTCAAGTGGATGCTGGAAAACTGCGTACAGGACGAGGTGGAGCAACTTCGACAAATGTCTTCAGAAAAAGCAGTTGTGCTTCTGGATTACACGACAAACGGCGATCTCGACAATTTGAGATCGCCGTTGTCACACGCTGCTTTGGTCAAGCGCTACATCGAAGTAGAGTGGCCTGTTTGA
- a CDS encoding RecQ family ATP-dependent DNA helicase — MAAHTMTDRESNSVMGDPKKVLADRFGMDNFRDGQLAVIERLLSGKNVAAVFPTGGGKSLCYQLPSLMLPGTTVVVSPLIALMKDQCDALAARGIPAARLDSTQSPDEFRQAMQGIRDGSIKMLYVAPERFFNERFLASIGTLDVSLFAIDEAHCISQWGHSFRPDYLKLAELAKDLSAKRVLALTATATPEVLSDIRAAFDIAPDDAIRTKFYRPNLGLRSSIVDSASHYPTLRKRIANRERGSTLVYVTLQRTAEEIAEQLTADGQPATAYHAGMDTDERTQIQQDFINSEDGIVVATIAFGMGIDKPNIRYVYHFNPPKSLESYAQEIGRAGRDGDDSTCEILLLPEDRTVLENFTYGDTPSRHSVGRLIDLLAGQADHFHVSHYKLSFEIDIRISVVRTLLTYLELDGHFKATSPRYDTYKIKPLVTSKQILSHFKGEPREFAAGVLSSLTKGRTWFLLNTVLAAKKLNADRSRVVKAIEYMSENGWLEIQVSDLVHGYRWIERIDDPKTLADDLYDRLAKRETGEVGRLEGVFELAKAATCMADQLSSHFGESLGAPCGSCSCCLGEGPHTIPELKVRPLGSSVKRILDELVREYPDRFITARDRARFLCGLSSPGFVRSKLTRHANYGVCDQIPFANVLSQVGGIDD; from the coding sequence ATGGCGGCGCATACAATGACGGATCGAGAATCAAACTCGGTGATGGGCGACCCTAAAAAAGTTCTGGCCGACAGGTTCGGAATGGACAATTTTCGCGACGGCCAGCTAGCCGTCATCGAGCGACTTCTAAGCGGCAAGAACGTCGCGGCGGTCTTTCCAACCGGCGGCGGCAAAAGCCTGTGCTATCAACTGCCAAGCCTGATGCTGCCCGGCACCACCGTGGTGGTGTCACCGCTAATCGCGCTGATGAAAGACCAGTGCGATGCATTGGCAGCCCGTGGCATCCCAGCCGCCCGTCTTGATTCGACTCAGTCGCCAGACGAATTCCGTCAAGCGATGCAGGGGATCCGCGACGGTTCGATCAAGATGCTTTACGTTGCACCAGAGCGATTTTTCAACGAGCGTTTTCTGGCCTCAATCGGAACACTTGACGTTTCCTTGTTCGCGATCGACGAAGCACACTGCATCAGCCAATGGGGACACAGCTTTCGCCCCGACTATCTGAAGCTAGCCGAGTTGGCCAAAGATCTATCCGCTAAACGGGTTCTGGCGCTGACCGCAACCGCCACACCCGAAGTTCTATCGGATATTCGCGCGGCGTTCGACATTGCACCCGATGACGCGATTCGAACCAAGTTTTATCGCCCAAACTTGGGCTTACGCAGCTCCATCGTCGACTCGGCATCGCATTACCCGACACTTCGAAAACGGATCGCCAATCGCGAGCGAGGATCGACGCTGGTCTATGTCACGCTACAGCGTACGGCCGAGGAAATTGCCGAGCAATTAACGGCTGATGGCCAGCCCGCGACGGCTTACCACGCCGGGATGGACACGGACGAGCGAACGCAGATCCAGCAGGACTTCATCAATTCCGAAGACGGCATTGTGGTCGCGACGATTGCATTTGGCATGGGCATCGACAAGCCAAACATTCGCTACGTCTACCACTTCAACCCTCCCAAATCGTTGGAATCTTATGCCCAGGAAATCGGCCGCGCCGGTCGCGACGGTGACGATTCGACCTGCGAAATCTTGCTGCTTCCCGAAGACCGCACCGTGCTGGAAAACTTCACGTACGGTGACACACCTTCGCGTCACAGCGTCGGCCGGCTGATCGACTTACTGGCTGGCCAGGCAGACCACTTTCACGTATCGCACTACAAGCTTTCCTTTGAAATAGATATCCGAATCTCGGTCGTCCGCACGCTGCTCACCTACCTGGAACTTGACGGACATTTCAAAGCGACCTCACCGCGGTACGATACCTACAAGATCAAGCCGCTTGTCACCTCGAAACAGATCCTCAGTCACTTCAAGGGTGAACCTCGCGAATTTGCCGCGGGCGTGCTGTCATCGCTGACCAAGGGACGAACTTGGTTCCTGCTCAATACTGTTCTGGCGGCCAAAAAGCTGAACGCTGATCGCTCGCGGGTCGTCAAAGCAATCGAGTACATGAGCGAGAACGGATGGCTAGAGATTCAAGTATCCGATCTGGTCCATGGGTACCGCTGGATCGAGCGAATCGATGATCCCAAAACACTGGCCGATGATCTTTACGATCGGCTAGCCAAACGAGAGACCGGCGAAGTGGGCCGGCTCGAGGGCGTCTTCGAACTGGCAAAGGCGGCAACCTGCATGGCCGACCAACTCTCTAGCCACTTCGGCGAGTCACTCGGCGCCCCGTGCGGCAGCTGCTCGTGCTGCCTTGGCGAAGGCCCACACACGATTCCAGAGCTTAAAGTCCGTCCGCTCGGATCCTCGGTTAAACGGATTCTGGACGAATTAGTCCGGGAGTACCCGGATCGCTTCATCACGGCGCGAGATCGGGCAAGGTTCTTGTGCGGCCTTTCGTCACCCGGGTTCGTACGATCTAAACTGACCCGGCACGCCAACTACGGCGTCTGCGACCAAATCCCCTTCGCTAACGTTCTGAGCCAAGTCGGAGGAATTGACGACTAG
- a CDS encoding SseB family protein, which translates to MSGTSPYPALTESRDAAAIRKLILGGEFVLISIEEEESEDDDSEEGSYGALTAEIEDFEALVVFTSEKIAGEFVNSQEDLFGEGEEVEGIVVEGDALLEYLPEGFGMLIDPEFDDACVIDPALTAEVLGESSSDDE; encoded by the coding sequence ATGTCTGGCACATCTCCCTATCCCGCGTTGACCGAATCACGTGATGCCGCAGCGATTCGAAAATTGATCCTCGGCGGCGAATTCGTTCTGATCAGTATTGAAGAGGAAGAATCCGAAGACGACGACAGCGAAGAAGGTTCGTACGGAGCTTTGACGGCTGAAATCGAGGACTTCGAAGCCCTGGTGGTCTTCACTTCCGAAAAGATCGCTGGCGAATTCGTCAACTCACAAGAAGACCTGTTCGGCGAAGGCGAAGAAGTCGAAGGCATCGTTGTTGAAGGCGATGCGCTGCTGGAATACCTGCCCGAAGGCTTCGGAATGCTGATCGATCCCGAATTCGATGATGCCTGTGTCATCGATCCAGCACTTACCGCCGAAGTCCTCGGCGAATCGTCGAGCGACGACGAATAG
- a CDS encoding glutamine amidotransferase, with the protein MTSLAIEPIYGSLLLAMAAVATTVAVIVMVTPPTSDPRRRRWLIGLRLLAAVALLLALIRPTMVRTDNRPLDAALVVAIDTSRSMTLPDGDGSDRWSTQMKSWQSLASGLSGHDTSLDLRLLAYDASARPLASTSPDALSGVLPEGESTDLQAAAAATISVAAGQPIAGVVMMGDGAQTGPITGGGAGRVIETLNSLGIPFWTVPIGPARTQSQSRDVAIDALPEDYQLFTGNQVDITFQVNSKGMSGKDIPVRLTWIDEAGQRTEAATRRVAINKSVDVAAVTIPVTSPIPGTYQLQASADVQDGELVVTNNSQLAFVDVREGGGRILYLFSNLDQEQSLIRRALRRFPDLDLTFRWIPTDTNQSWPVDLQNWFTPGQFDIYLIGDLDAKALGNRQLEQLAKTIGQGAGLVTLGGYQTYGAGGYASSPLADVIPIKMDASRRRGIDSPLDSYEQVDAPVTIQLARNHPITDLGNRGSENDSMADAWRDLPALLGANKLLGPKIAPGVEVLLETPQSDPLLVVGQYGRGRAAALAMDSTWRWWRSGSNDQHRRFWRQLMLWLLSREESADDKILVELDSRRFSSGALPNFRAIANQTDVTMVAEIISTSNGAVDEAAQPQSINVSAETSSQASGGSDESSIRGAIPKLDPGIYRLRVRASDPASPIKSTEVAFQVIDESRELSNPLADPVYLTQLAQLTGDHGGAAFGPDQIGELVDTILKRRKAAETPVTQRLTLGDGPMTGWPLFLVFAAALSIEWWLRRHWGLA; encoded by the coding sequence ATGACATCCCTTGCGATCGAGCCGATCTACGGATCACTGCTGTTGGCGATGGCTGCGGTTGCCACGACCGTTGCAGTCATCGTGATGGTGACGCCGCCAACGAGCGACCCGCGACGGAGACGCTGGCTGATCGGGCTGCGTTTGCTAGCCGCCGTTGCGCTGCTGCTCGCCCTGATTCGCCCAACGATGGTTCGCACCGACAACCGACCACTCGATGCCGCATTGGTAGTCGCGATCGATACGTCTCGCAGCATGACGTTGCCCGATGGCGACGGCAGCGATCGCTGGTCCACTCAAATGAAGTCGTGGCAATCCCTCGCGTCGGGGCTTAGCGGTCACGACACTTCGCTGGACCTGCGACTGCTTGCCTATGACGCTAGTGCTCGACCACTTGCGTCGACATCACCCGACGCTTTGTCGGGTGTGTTGCCCGAAGGCGAATCGACGGATCTGCAAGCCGCCGCCGCAGCCACCATTTCCGTCGCCGCCGGGCAACCGATCGCAGGCGTTGTGATGATGGGCGACGGAGCCCAAACTGGACCGATCACTGGCGGTGGTGCCGGCCGAGTGATCGAGACTCTCAATTCACTTGGAATCCCATTTTGGACGGTTCCCATTGGCCCGGCGCGGACACAATCCCAATCGCGAGACGTAGCGATCGACGCCCTACCCGAAGACTACCAGTTGTTCACCGGCAACCAAGTCGACATCACCTTTCAAGTCAATTCGAAAGGGATGTCAGGCAAGGACATTCCCGTCCGCCTGACCTGGATCGACGAGGCCGGCCAGCGTACCGAAGCCGCCACGCGGCGCGTTGCGATCAACAAATCAGTCGACGTAGCCGCTGTGACCATTCCCGTCACGTCGCCAATCCCGGGCACGTACCAATTACAGGCAAGTGCCGACGTACAAGACGGCGAATTGGTCGTCACCAACAACTCGCAATTGGCGTTTGTTGACGTGCGTGAAGGAGGCGGCCGGATTTTGTATCTGTTCAGCAATCTGGATCAAGAACAGTCATTGATCCGTCGCGCGCTGCGGCGATTTCCGGATCTTGATTTAACGTTTCGATGGATACCGACGGACACCAATCAATCATGGCCAGTCGACCTGCAAAATTGGTTCACACCCGGCCAATTTGACATCTACCTGATCGGCGACTTGGACGCGAAAGCCCTCGGTAACCGTCAACTCGAACAACTCGCCAAGACCATTGGCCAAGGTGCAGGCTTGGTAACACTCGGCGGATACCAAACCTACGGCGCGGGCGGATACGCATCATCACCGTTGGCGGATGTGATCCCGATCAAAATGGACGCCAGCCGCCGGCGCGGCATCGACAGCCCGCTCGATTCGTACGAACAAGTCGATGCACCGGTGACCATCCAACTGGCCCGCAACCACCCAATCACCGACCTGGGGAATCGCGGTTCTGAAAACGACAGCATGGCCGATGCATGGCGAGACCTACCGGCACTGCTGGGCGCCAACAAACTGCTCGGCCCAAAAATCGCGCCGGGTGTTGAAGTGCTGCTTGAAACGCCTCAGTCAGACCCGTTGTTGGTGGTCGGTCAGTACGGACGCGGACGGGCCGCCGCACTTGCGATGGATTCGACCTGGCGATGGTGGCGCAGTGGCAGCAACGACCAGCATCGGCGATTCTGGCGACAACTGATGCTATGGCTGCTGTCACGTGAAGAATCGGCTGACGACAAAATTCTGGTCGAACTCGATTCCCGTCGATTCAGCTCCGGTGCACTGCCTAACTTTCGTGCGATCGCGAACCAAACGGACGTCACGATGGTCGCCGAGATCATCAGCACATCCAACGGTGCCGTTGACGAAGCAGCGCAGCCCCAGTCCATCAACGTGTCGGCGGAAACCAGCAGCCAAGCATCCGGCGGATCGGACGAATCCTCGATTCGCGGTGCTATCCCCAAGCTCGATCCTGGCATCTATCGACTGCGAGTTCGGGCGTCCGATCCGGCGTCGCCGATTAAATCGACCGAGGTGGCGTTTCAAGTCATCGACGAAAGTCGCGAACTGTCCAATCCCTTGGCCGACCCGGTGTACCTGACTCAGCTTGCCCAATTAACTGGCGATCATGGCGGAGCTGCTTTCGGCCCCGACCAAATTGGCGAGTTAGTCGACACCATCTTGAAACGCCGAAAGGCGGCTGAAACGCCCGTAACGCAGCGATTGACGCTGGGTGACGGCCCGATGACCGGATGGCCGTTGTTCTTAGTTTTTGCCGCTGCCTTGTCGATCGAATGGTGGCTGAGACGACACTGGGGTCTGGCCTGA
- a CDS encoding universal stress protein: MVNESESNELDRDVDASMRMFEKSKVGTAPAITPIKPSRVLVVLDGSPQDETSLDAAANLRERFNTETLVLDARDKTADDQSDLAIEAAAKVIGSRPIKRPDGDSYEAILTAIATHTVDLTILPCPFGRSFEKVGSQSAGTVIDVMLTQCPCPMLIIRRDDQKLGECVDNVRLVLSGECDVEQRAAGWAFGLAGEAATVTLNLVIEKEQYENMRAIIEAMQPGSSLSTEQFADAMTKTHQSLHGSMAKTAAATGATYSLHPQAGEIAPPNALSEHTKMLLVMADEVDDRFSQGFVQDRIRRSPHPVLVVPGHVPS, translated from the coding sequence ATGGTGAACGAGTCCGAATCGAACGAACTGGACCGCGACGTTGACGCGTCGATGCGAATGTTTGAAAAATCGAAAGTGGGCACAGCGCCGGCGATCACTCCGATCAAACCGTCTCGCGTCCTGGTCGTGCTGGACGGATCACCTCAAGACGAAACTTCGCTTGATGCGGCGGCGAACCTTCGTGAACGTTTTAATACCGAAACCCTGGTATTGGATGCTCGCGATAAAACAGCCGATGATCAATCCGACTTGGCGATTGAAGCGGCGGCGAAAGTGATCGGATCGCGTCCGATCAAACGTCCGGACGGCGATTCCTATGAAGCGATCTTGACAGCCATTGCCACTCATACGGTCGACTTGACGATCCTGCCATGCCCGTTTGGCCGGTCGTTTGAAAAGGTCGGATCGCAAAGTGCTGGCACCGTCATCGATGTCATGCTGACTCAGTGCCCATGCCCGATGCTGATCATCCGCCGTGATGACCAGAAACTTGGCGAGTGCGTCGACAACGTCCGCTTGGTTCTTAGCGGTGAATGCGATGTTGAACAACGGGCCGCCGGCTGGGCATTCGGATTGGCGGGCGAAGCCGCGACCGTTACGTTGAACCTGGTCATTGAAAAAGAGCAGTACGAGAACATGCGTGCGATCATCGAAGCGATGCAACCTGGATCGTCGCTGAGCACCGAGCAGTTCGCCGATGCGATGACCAAAACTCACCAATCGCTTCACGGTTCGATGGCAAAGACCGCCGCAGCAACCGGCGCGACATATAGCCTGCATCCGCAAGCGGGCGAAATCGCTCCGCCAAACGCATTGAGCGAACACACAAAGATGCTTCTAGTGATGGCCGACGAAGTTGACGATCGGTTTTCGCAAGGATTCGTTCAAGATCGAATTCGCCGCAGTCCTCATCCGGTCCTGGTGGTACCCGGCCATGTGCCAAGCTGA
- a CDS encoding ArsB/NhaD family transporter, with translation MHLLASAIEETPIEPQSAGIMLLFAAVMMATYVGVAAERFHKTVAALCGAIVLVALSLMLGLFEFPKVYDFLKEDLNIFGVIIGTGILVDVVGKSGLFHFISMWIVRLTGGRAATLFLTLCIVTFLFVAVLTIVPAMLILSSLVLVICRSLGYKPAPLMLSVAICANSGAIATFASGLPNIMIGTAAGIPYTQFLQMSLPYAAISLVIAIIVLRIMFRNDLPWKQSASEKEDLRQQIESFDPWAMVEDRKVLYRSGSILLATVVGFVFAQQLGVGMDFIAMVGATAALLFAGKGVEDAIGKVNWTVIMFFMGLFVIIGCVKQTGALAFVAEQVVALSGNRMEMLIPLLGGFSAIASSIVDNIPVAATLIPIVQDISASPEVPAEPLWWTLIICCNLGGNGTPIGSISCVIAIYALKREANQHIGWGTFLKLGGTIMLVQVIGAIIYVMLAYENDLIPSL, from the coding sequence ATGCACCTGCTCGCCTCCGCGATCGAAGAAACTCCGATCGAGCCTCAATCAGCCGGCATCATGCTGCTGTTCGCGGCCGTGATGATGGCGACCTACGTCGGCGTCGCAGCCGAACGATTCCATAAAACCGTCGCGGCGTTGTGCGGCGCGATCGTGCTGGTGGCACTGAGCCTGATGTTGGGGCTGTTCGAATTCCCAAAGGTCTATGACTTTTTGAAGGAAGATTTGAACATCTTTGGCGTCATCATCGGGACGGGCATTTTGGTCGATGTGGTCGGCAAGAGTGGCCTGTTCCACTTCATCAGCATGTGGATCGTGCGATTGACCGGGGGACGAGCGGCGACGTTATTCCTGACGTTATGCATCGTCACATTTCTGTTCGTCGCCGTGTTGACGATCGTGCCGGCCATGCTGATCCTCAGTTCGCTAGTCCTGGTGATTTGCCGATCGCTCGGCTACAAGCCCGCACCGCTGATGTTAAGCGTGGCCATCTGCGCAAACAGCGGTGCGATCGCGACCTTTGCAAGCGGACTGCCCAACATCATGATCGGCACCGCCGCGGGCATCCCCTACACGCAGTTTTTGCAGATGTCGCTTCCCTACGCGGCGATCAGTTTGGTGATTGCGATCATCGTGCTTCGGATCATGTTCCGAAACGACCTGCCATGGAAACAATCAGCGAGCGAAAAAGAAGATTTACGCCAACAAATCGAAAGCTTTGATCCCTGGGCGATGGTTGAAGATCGCAAAGTGCTTTACCGGAGTGGCTCAATCCTACTGGCGACGGTCGTCGGATTTGTGTTCGCTCAGCAATTGGGGGTTGGCATGGATTTCATCGCCATGGTCGGTGCGACCGCGGCGTTGTTGTTCGCAGGCAAGGGTGTCGAGGATGCAATTGGAAAAGTGAACTGGACCGTGATCATGTTTTTCATGGGGCTGTTTGTAATCATTGGATGTGTCAAACAAACTGGCGCATTGGCATTTGTGGCTGAACAAGTTGTTGCACTTTCGGGCAATCGGATGGAGATGCTGATTCCGCTGCTGGGTGGATTTTCAGCGATTGCAAGTTCGATCGTCGACAATATCCCTGTCGCAGCGACGTTGATCCCAATCGTCCAGGACATCTCGGCCAGCCCAGAGGTTCCGGCCGAACCGCTATGGTGGACGCTGATCATCTGCTGCAACCTTGGCGGAAACGGCACACCGATCGGCTCCATTTCGTGCGTGATTGCGATCTACGCTCTCAAACGCGAAGCAAACCAACACATCGGCTGGGGCACATTCCTGAAGCTCGGCGGAACGATCATGCTGGTGCAAGTCATCGGCGCGATCATCTACGTCATGCTGGCCTATGAAAACGACCTGATTCCAAGTTTATAG
- a CDS encoding HlyD family efflux transporter periplasmic adaptor subunit, whose product MLSKTCLALLVSFCWSGMSLADKPDVKSASDLPVKTESKTEPKAETKTAPVSEEKKAEPKTVDVNGVFEAVVQAEIAADTEHVTSWEIKKLVEHGSLVTQGQNVVVFETEDVDEQVKKSETDLRLAKIALDDAEFEFQQFVETQKLDRAAAELARKNARQGYDNFVQVDRDRDVLSAEFNLKSSRASLENAQEELEQLQQMYLEDDLTEESEEIVLKRAKQAVEFAQFRLDGTKISSERSMQQGVPNSTAKQEESIAKAELAYKKSMHDLNSARQRREIEMQTKRDDFTKQAEKTAELKHERKQSAIASPIDGIVLYGELNRGQLGDKPSTLKTGSKVTPNQVIATIANPKKLQIHATVDQGKLDVVTEGSRCEVTCDAFPDFKANGTVKSVATVGYASGKFDCVVTFKTPKNSPAIMPTMTCKLTFADIAKEAAKETNDE is encoded by the coding sequence ATGCTCTCGAAAACCTGTCTCGCCCTACTTGTTTCTTTCTGTTGGTCGGGGATGTCATTGGCTGACAAACCGGACGTCAAGTCAGCAAGCGACTTGCCGGTAAAAACGGAGTCGAAAACGGAACCAAAGGCTGAAACAAAAACGGCACCCGTCTCAGAAGAAAAGAAAGCCGAGCCGAAGACCGTCGATGTCAACGGCGTTTTCGAGGCAGTCGTCCAGGCTGAAATTGCGGCCGACACCGAGCATGTCACATCCTGGGAAATCAAGAAGTTGGTCGAACACGGATCCTTGGTCACCCAAGGACAGAACGTGGTCGTCTTTGAAACCGAGGACGTCGACGAACAAGTCAAAAAGTCCGAAACCGATTTGCGATTGGCAAAAATCGCCCTTGACGATGCCGAGTTCGAATTTCAACAGTTCGTCGAAACTCAAAAACTCGATCGCGCGGCGGCTGAACTGGCTCGCAAGAACGCTCGCCAAGGCTACGACAACTTTGTCCAAGTCGACCGTGACCGAGACGTACTGTCGGCCGAATTCAATTTGAAGTCATCGCGAGCATCCCTTGAAAATGCGCAAGAGGAACTCGAACAACTTCAACAAATGTACTTGGAAGACGACCTGACTGAAGAATCCGAAGAGATCGTATTGAAGCGTGCCAAGCAAGCCGTCGAGTTTGCCCAGTTCCGACTCGACGGAACAAAGATCAGTTCCGAGCGCAGCATGCAGCAAGGCGTTCCCAATTCGACAGCAAAGCAAGAAGAGTCGATCGCGAAAGCCGAACTGGCTTACAAGAAATCGATGCATGATCTGAATTCGGCTCGGCAACGTCGCGAGATTGAAATGCAAACGAAACGCGACGATTTCACGAAGCAGGCAGAAAAAACCGCCGAGCTAAAACACGAACGCAAACAGTCGGCCATTGCGTCGCCTATCGATGGGATTGTGCTGTACGGCGAACTCAATCGCGGGCAATTGGGCGATAAGCCCAGCACGCTCAAAACCGGATCAAAGGTGACGCCGAATCAGGTCATCGCGACAATCGCCAACCCCAAGAAACTACAGATCCACGCGACGGTAGACCAAGGAAAACTAGACGTGGTGACGGAAGGCTCGAGGTGCGAAGTGACTTGCGACGCATTCCCTGATTTCAAAGCGAACGGAACGGTCAAATCCGTCGCGACCGTCGGCTACGCATCGGGCAAGTTCGACTGTGTCGTGACTTTCAAAACGCCTAAAAACTCGCCAGCCATCATGCCAACGATGACATGCAAACTGACTTTCGCCGACATCGCAAAAGAAGCCGCAAAGGAAACGAACGATGAGTAG
- a CDS encoding DinB family protein, with amino-acid sequence MHRLFCLLTLIATLAAGDFITTKSAAGNEPVAIRKWPAGNLSVETFPGPKFNIWPDGTFKTTTTDNMPVGDTIDVQQVKLGDNSAFAVQLNASGAQITIIPASSMDQPWHGDFPESLAANLLVLGGDSAKSLMSPQTKRLVTHLDPPQILLSDVDPQSETFSAISEWLLSESQSRRISHNTLAISAKRDDAPARQVIAMTDQAWPMPADLNELFTAMEKSCKASQEVFAELSAEQMNFEPSNGTHTPRWNAEHMMGRQLKFFSEIYHAVDPAIPVMDLNPKQMPPDYRAAHPDWDGAEEARQMERVSQFCRRFAYLLDGISPDQKAPASRWPSLAALLKQMDRHYDEHTANTVQKFSLPDWPAK; translated from the coding sequence ATGCATCGCCTGTTCTGCTTACTTACGTTGATTGCCACCCTTGCCGCCGGTGATTTCATCACCACGAAATCTGCGGCGGGAAACGAACCAGTTGCGATTCGAAAATGGCCAGCCGGCAACTTGTCGGTCGAAACGTTCCCGGGGCCCAAATTCAATATCTGGCCTGACGGAACTTTTAAGACAACCACGACCGACAACATGCCAGTTGGCGACACAATCGATGTCCAGCAAGTAAAACTCGGCGACAACTCAGCTTTCGCCGTTCAGCTAAATGCATCGGGTGCCCAAATAACGATCATCCCGGCATCGTCGATGGACCAACCGTGGCACGGTGATTTCCCAGAATCACTCGCCGCCAATCTTCTAGTTCTAGGCGGCGACAGCGCTAAGTCGTTGATGTCGCCACAAACCAAACGTCTGGTCACGCACCTGGATCCGCCACAAATCCTGCTGAGTGACGTCGACCCCCAAAGCGAAACGTTTTCGGCCATTTCCGAATGGTTGCTTAGCGAAAGCCAATCGCGTCGCATCTCGCACAACACCCTCGCGATCTCAGCGAAACGAGACGATGCACCGGCGCGACAAGTCATTGCAATGACCGACCAGGCCTGGCCGATGCCAGCCGACTTGAACGAGTTATTCACGGCGATGGAGAAGTCTTGCAAAGCATCGCAAGAGGTGTTCGCAGAACTGTCGGCTGAACAGATGAACTTCGAACCGTCAAACGGAACCCACACACCGCGTTGGAACGCGGAACACATGATGGGTCGCCAACTGAAATTCTTTTCGGAAATCTATCATGCCGTCGACCCGGCGATTCCGGTGATGGATTTGAACCCCAAGCAAATGCCACCCGATTACCGAGCCGCTCACCCAGACTGGGACGGTGCCGAAGAAGCACGGCAGATGGAACGCGTCAGTCAATTCTGTCGACGATTTGCGTACCTGCTCGACGGCATTTCACCGGATCAAAAGGCCCCCGCCAGCCGCTGGCCCTCGCTCGCAGCTCTGCTGAAACAGATGGATCGGCACTACGACGAACACACCGCCAACACGGTTCAAAAATTCAGTCTTCCCGACTGGCCGGCGAAGTGA